The window CTGCATTAGAAAGTCTGCGCTTGGCCTTTTCCTCCAGAGTCCTGTACGAATTCCTGTTAGAGAGACGTTTCACCATCAGTGACTGTCTGGAGAGGAGCTTGAGGAAAGGTTGGAATTAGGACTCAGTTTTGTGTGTCTGTATGTTTTTAGGgtttgctttaaaggtgccctcgaatgaaaaattgaatttatcttggcatagttgaataacaagagttcagtacatggaaatgacatacagtgagtctcaaactccattgtttcctccttcttatataaatctcatttgtttaaaagacctccgaagaacaggcgaatctcaacataacactgactgttacgtaacagtcggggtgtacgcccccaatatttgcatatgccagcccacgtttccaacattataaaaggcattagacaagggcagccagtattaacgtctggatgtgcacaaccaaaatcatcagactaggtaagcaagcaaggacaatagcgaaaaatggcagatggagcaataataactgacatgatccatgataacatgatatttttagtgatgtttgtaaactttctaaatgtttcgttagcaagttgttaatgtactgttaaatgtggttaaagttaccatcggttattactgtattcacggagacaagagagccgtcgctattttcatttttaaacacttgcagtctgtataatgcacaaacacaacttcattctttataaatctctccaacagagtagcattacccgttagccacggagcactatcaaactcattcaaaatcagaagtaaacaatatacaatactcaatatacagtatacagtactcacataatccgacgcatgcatgccgcatgcatgacgaacactttgtaaagatccattttgagggttatattagctgtgtaaactgtgtaaaagcacgggatttaaaggggccgcagcataaaatcggtgcgtttataatgatgccccaaaataggcagttaaaaaaattaatatggggtattttgagctgaaacttcacagacacattcaggggacaccttagacttatgttacatcttttaaaaacataatctagggcacctttaatatgttttagtataacaatgtttcattgtttttgattattaattttaattttatgtattgttttatataaacagtTGTTTATCTTTTGTGAATTAGTAAAATGTGCACACAAGAATTTAAGTACAAGCACTgtaaggatattttttttatattacattatttttttatatatttttcctttttacaGTGCTTGTACTTATTCACAAAAGATGaactatttatataattaaaaacataattaaaacgAAACATGCGTTTTGATCtaataaaacaagaatgttAAACCAGACTGCTTGCtcttacattttaaagatattAGAAAGTTATTACCAATCTTCATCCAAAAGctaactgtatttttaatatctATGAAGGGCCAAAAATCATAATAGATTGAGGACAGTGGGCAAAAGATAAATGTTCCATTTTAtccaattatattatataaaatattttatataaagattatatattgttattttcacaTTCTCTAATCAAAATGATatatgatttgttggaatctgacaaaaaatgactgagctacacctgtttgaagtcgatacagtcagcaaagtcaattttaAGGAAAATCGAGTtagttttctgaaggttccaaaatAAAATCGCCTTgcaaccataccttaaaatccTTGGTAATTCCACCAAATTTGGCCATAGTGTTATGTCTATAGGAAGAAATATGTATTCAGCTATTCCACAATTGCAcagttgtttgattaacattaataaaacctATAAACCTATATATTAAGACCTACTGTAGCACACAGATCTAATATTatgttacacatcagatgttttcCCCCAACCGTTAACCAAACGTTCACTAAAGACATAACAGTTAACCTTTGGCTTTGCGTGAAAACTTGCCAAGACAGattttaaatactgtacttctgtgtatatgtgtatgtcgGGATTGCGGCGTCTTTGTGCACGCGCTTCGGATCTGTCAGTCAGCGCGAGTAAGatcattttgtttacatcagcatgagtttgaaaatcacatttcattggttcagactcatgccatcaagaattcgctatgaatattcacaaagttggaatgaTGCGTTTTacaacgataccaaacttgtgctgagaGGAAGCGCCAGTTGTCCAGAATCGAgcagagaaaaacagcatttttcatgGACAAAGGAAAGGTGGTACTCAGAAAacgtacaaataaagatacttttagatgtttaattgccaTTTGGAGCACTGGAATCGCTAGACGAGGGCTTAATTAACTCATTTTTGTGAGAACCCCAAAATTTAACTGACCCAACCaaccaaaattgacatttttcaaatttttcttGTAGCTGGAAATTAGCCTGTGCGCATTCCGACTCATTTTGACAGCATGGGtcacatatttttattatataacttTTATTATTGCATTGAAATgtaaaaacgaaacaaaaaaattattcaacCCCCACCCCGTGATATGACATAGCGGGCCAAATCACAGGCCATCTCGGGCCAACTTTGGTCCGCAGTCCCTGGTTTGGGCATCTCTGCTAaagaaacttttttcttttcctctagGTGGAGGAGAGGAGCAGGCGGCTGCTGCAACAGTGGGCGCTCTCTTGTGTGTGCAGCTCGGGGGTGGAGTCGAAGGTGAGGAGGGCTTTAAGATGCTCCGCCCCATCCTCAGCACCATCCTGATTGACAGCTGTGCCAGCCTATCAGCGCGACAGAGTGTGAGTGATGCCTCAAAATATGTCCATAAACTCTTATTAGATCTATTACATggacttttaaaatgtaattgtttacCTTTCATCAGTGCGCTCGAGCTCTGGGTATGTGCTGCTATGTTTCTGCCTCAGAAGATGCAGAGGTATGATCAAGTCTTGTAAAATGCATAAGAATATTTATAGATCTGCATGTTTGTAGAAGTATCagctgtctttttttcttttgtgttttttaaggACCTGCTAAAATCTCTTGGAAATTTggagagtgtgtttgtgggtgcATATCCCCTGGGTGATGGCACTCTGCCCTCTGTCAAAACTGGGACCCCTGCACTTCACAGCGCCGCCCTACAGGCTTGGGCTTTGCTCTGCACCCTCTGCCCTGCGTCACGCATCAACACCATTCTCAATCAGTGAGTTTGACTTGCAAGAATACACAAACtctacaaacaaacaataaccaAGGTCCCCGCAGGTccttttatattgtaatatgttGTAGATGGTTGTAAGAGTGCATATTTTAGCTCCGTTTTTGAATAGGCAGCTGTAAGCTGGAATAAGCAGCTAcaaagacatttcaaaataagagtccatgTGTATTTTCAGgcttttttataattaaaagacCAGCATTATGCTTAAAATCTTATTTTTCTGgttattattggtattttgttgtcacaataaactgtatttgGTATTTAATTAATCTCTTGTGGCTTCTCTCTGTGCCACCCCATCACGCGCAAGAAAgtctgagaacattattaacacacagaatatatatatatattttgtctgTTTATTACCTTTCTTTGAAGACAAAATTATTCTGTCAGCAAAATCCATTATCGATTGACCTCTAATTTATGTGTTCATATATTAGTTCATGTATTTTCAGTACATATATACCAACCCATATGAATCTATCCATGTaaatacatttgtatatattaaataaaacacattttgagtATTTTAAACTTGTTTTGCTGATAAGTAGTATTAACTCCTCATTAAATGTGTGACCAAACCTGtttaattaagtaaaagaaTATAAGATacatgatttatttttagattttgtaGGTTTGTTTCGTAGGGTCATATGGTATTGACatatatttgattttaaaaacgTATATCCTAGCATATACAGTATCCTGAACCACATTAGCCatgtttccactgtcgggccagaAACGAGCATGCTAGTGTGTGCCAGGGCCAGTCACGTTtccacacagtaaaatccccagagttaaatcaactctgcttagagtacatatggtccgtctctaaatagtgttaaaataacactgaagcagagttaaagttaatgagataattaagcaattaataaggctgtgactgaagtcagttgtagttcttgtgtttctcttttcttcagtgattctgcttgttaacagcaggtgttcatcactaatgcacaatcatcacttaattaattgtttaattatctcattaagtttaactctgcttcagtgttattttaacactatttagagagggaccaaatgtactctgagcagagttgatttaagtctggagattttgctgtgcaaTGTCACTCTGGGGCTTGATCGGGCCTACTAAAGGCCAACGGCCAGGGGTTTTTGGCCCGCCAAATACCTTGGTCCAAAGTGGGTGGACCAACTGGGGCTTGAGGGAGTGGTCATGAACAAGAGCAAAGTTTATCTGAAACAGAAGAGGATCAACATCGCTGCTCATGTCCCAAGTTTTTATATCAGGCTACCAGCTAACctcaacatttaaaacatttttcatatcaactCACTTTCAGACACCAGCGAGTGTTTTACATATACTCCggttaactcgtataactcTTGTTTCCTGTCCATGAGCTCCTTCTGTTACTCTGTCACTGAAAGGATAACAGTATAGTGAGATGGGATAGTGTTTTGTTGTCACAAAGCCACAATCCAAAGCAGATCTAAAATCTAAGCCACGGTGAATACACAACACATTATAATAATGTCTCCAAGGTTTTTATGTAATTCTTTTATCAGGGTGAATAAAAAGCCATGTGACAACACCCAGATAGAGTACAGATAGTCCAATTTGTCTGTAATATGATCTTTCTCTTTGTCTGTATTTCAGCCACTTGCCACGTCTGCATGCGTGTTTAGAAAGCAGCGAGGTGAACTTCAGGATTGCTGTGGGAGAGACCATCGCTCTGCTGTATGAACTGGGCCGTGACATCGATCAGGTGTGTATTGTGTAGTGTTGAATAGGTTTGAGTGTCAGGATGATGGCAGCGTGCATAATGTGCGTTGTGTCTCAGGAGTTCGAGTATGAGGACTGCGATGCATTGTGTGACAGTCTGAAGAGTCTAGCGACTGATGGAAACAAACATCGTGCTAAAAATGACCGCAGGAAACAGCGCTCAATCTTCAGAGAAGTGCTGCACTACATTGAGGTGAAAGGAGAGCCGCAACTGAGGCTTTTTTAGCTTTAAATAACAgttaattacatattttatagcAACACTGCATACTGTGCTGATTATCCGGGTTGATCCAGGACTTTCATAGATGATTATGGTTTTAAAATTTACATACACCAGACCAATCATTCCCTCCCATTTTCAGAATGAAGATTTCACAGAGGAGAAGATCCAGTTTGGGATTGAGGCCATCTACATCGATGGCTGGATGCGCCGCAGGATTTATGATGCCTTTAAGGAGGTGCTCGAGTCTGGAGTCAGACACCACCTACAGGTGAGGAGGACCAATTGCAATTCAGTGTGGGCATACGTAACACtatggctgcgttccagtttgtttttaaaatgcctTTCCCTTGCTAACTTCCCCTCAGTGTTGTTGACTCAGATGGATGTCATTGCTTACGTTCCACAAGTGTCCACTACTGGTGGAACCtatgcaatgggctgaactggaccgtcctaagcccttgatcacttggaattcgcaatggagctgatttattatttattttttctccttacaaaattgtttaatacagcattctatatgtatatatgtctgttttaaatctttaaaaaaataattaatatatcatagagttgtttgtggtggggtaaattaaacgcgatatgcggtgacgtcataatcgtgttgcattgtgggttatggagctgcctgaagtgtacatatgaagttatgaagagcgagggtctgtccatataaacttccctcatccacttcatgaagtggaacgcactttaAAATGGcagcagggattcccccgaggggaagtgtttagggaagtttgcgagtgcgtgtctaaaactggagtggaacgcagccaaTGTAGTACTGGAGAAAAAGTTACGTTTGCTGAGCTTCCCCAGTGGGCCCCAGGGCCCCTGGTTGAGGACCACTGCTATAAAGTGTTTGTTATAAATAATTGTTGTATCTGTTTGTGTAGTTTAATCCTTTGTTGAGGGATATTTTTGGACTTGGACCTCCTCTCATCCTGGATGCATCTGTTAAAGCCAGCAGGATCTCCCGCACAGAGAGGGTAAtctttcacattttcatttattaatgtaataaagcACGCAAAGTGATACTGACTtgaagagttagttcacccaaaaatgaaaattctgtcatttattactcagcctcatgccgttccacacccgtaagacctttgttaatcttcggaacacaaattaagatatttttgttgaaatccgatggctcagtgaggcctgcatagccagcaatgacatttcctctctcaagatccattaatgtactaaaaacatatttaaatcagttcatgcgagtacagtggttcaatattaatattataatgcgacgagaatatttttggtgcaccaaaaaaacaaaataatgacttatttagtgatggccgatttcaa of the Megalobrama amblycephala isolate DHTTF-2021 linkage group LG12, ASM1881202v1, whole genome shotgun sequence genome contains:
- the ifrd2 gene encoding interferon-related developmental regulator 2 isoform X2 gives rise to the protein MPRSKKGKRSGNSSSKGKNGVRGESGVSDDDLASDVLSHYSSASESASVIEESTGEVVDEQTAQEETEDKLRQCIDNLMDKSAKTRLAALESLRLAFSSRVLYEFLLERRFTISDCLERSLRKGGGEEQAAAATVGALLCVQLGGGVEGEEGFKMLRPILSTILIDSCASLSARQSCARALGMCCYVSASEDAEDLLKSLGNLESVFVGAYPLGDGTLPSVKTGTPALHSAALQAWALLCTLCPASRINTILNHHLPRLHACLESSEVNFRIAVGETIALLYELGRDIDQEFEYEDCDALCDSLKSLATDGNKHRAKNDRRKQRSIFREVLHYIENEDFTEEKIQFGIEAIYIDGWMRRRIYDAFKEVLESGVRHHLQFNPLLRDIFGLGPPLILDASVKASRISRTERHLFNSAAFKARTKLRNKVRDKRADVM
- the ifrd2 gene encoding interferon-related developmental regulator 2 isoform X1, encoding MPRSKKGKRSGNSSSKGSLRQEVLQLQLSKTALSRPGKNGVRGESGVSDDDLASDVLSHYSSASESASVIEESTGEVVDEQTAQEETEDKLRQCIDNLMDKSAKTRLAALESLRLAFSSRVLYEFLLERRFTISDCLERSLRKGGGEEQAAAATVGALLCVQLGGGVEGEEGFKMLRPILSTILIDSCASLSARQSCARALGMCCYVSASEDAEDLLKSLGNLESVFVGAYPLGDGTLPSVKTGTPALHSAALQAWALLCTLCPASRINTILNHHLPRLHACLESSEVNFRIAVGETIALLYELGRDIDQEFEYEDCDALCDSLKSLATDGNKHRAKNDRRKQRSIFREVLHYIENEDFTEEKIQFGIEAIYIDGWMRRRIYDAFKEVLESGVRHHLQFNPLLRDIFGLGPPLILDASVKASRISRTERHLFNSAAFKARTKLRNKVRDKRADVM